A section of the Acanthochromis polyacanthus isolate Apoly-LR-REF ecotype Palm Island chromosome 1, KAUST_Apoly_ChrSc, whole genome shotgun sequence genome encodes:
- the LOC110960488 gene encoding psychosine receptor-like, whose protein sequence is MNATSAMENLTLSINYSECYLTDNVSRRRPFFIFYGAVIITAIPSNAFFLYVSWQHIRQKNELGVYMFNLALSDLTFTIGLSLWLDFLWRGVWTFGGNVCVLSVFALFTNFYTTEALLCCIAVDRYLAVVHPLKYTSLRKVATAAGVTVAIWVLVACFNATTITLEDSYHESNAFAMCFDVFMPLSEHHSRANIVRFFLGFVIPVLLVCFSTWGICVEVKSNQATEEQERKRITKLLRIVLLCLVFCFGPIHIMMLLRALVEDCTSFAWVFYLYKISTAISSLNTLADPLLYCFITRTGRANVSQVVLFFRRKK, encoded by the coding sequence ATGAACGCCACATCAGCAATGGAGAACTTAACCCTGTCCATCAACTATTCAGAATGTTACTTGACTGACAACGTATCCAGGCGGAGGCCATTTTTCATCTTCTACGGGGCTGTCATCATAACTGCCATCCCGTCCAACGCCTTCTTCCTGTATGTGTCCTGGCAGCACATCAGACAGAAGAACGAGCTTGGTGTGTACATGTTCAACCTGGCGCTGAGCGACCTGACCTTCACCATTGGACTTTCTCTGTGGCTGGACTTCCTGTGGCGAGGAGTTTGGACATTTGGAGGCAACGTTTGTGTGTTGTCTGTATTTGCTCTCTTCACCAATTTCTACACTACCGAGGCTCTCCTCTGCTGCATTGCTGTTGACCGCTACCTGGCAGTGGTTCACCCGTTAAAGTACACTTCCCTGAGGAAAGTTGCAACTGCTGCAGGGGTCACTGTTGCCATATGGGTGTTGGTGGCCTGTTTCAACGCCACCACCATCACCTTGGAAGACTCGTACCATGAAAGCAACGCATTTGCAATGTGCTTTGATGTCTTCATGCCACTGTCAGAGCATCATTCTCGTGCCAATATTGTGCGTTTCTTCTTAGGGTTTGTAATTCCTgttttgctggtgtgtttttccACTTGGGGGATTTGTGTGGAGGTGAAATCCAACCAGGCCACAGAGGAGCAGGAACGCAAACGGATTACAAAACTTTTGAGAATAGTTCTGCTCTgccttgtgttttgttttggaccAATCCATATCATGATGCTTCTCCGTGCACTGGTGGAGGACTGCACAAGTTTTGCATGGGTCTTCTATCTCTACAAGATCAGCACTGCTATCTCAAGTCTCAATACCCTTGCGGATCCGCTCCTCTACTGCTTCATTACTAGAACAGGGCGGGCGAATGTCAGTCAAGTTGTTCTCTTTTTCcgaagaaagaaatga